One window from the genome of Streptomyces cadmiisoli encodes:
- the treZ gene encoding malto-oligosyltrehalose trehalohydrolase — protein sequence MQFEVWAPQAGRVTLHCEGATRAMGRDPARAGWWTGEAEAGDGARYGYAVDDGPVRPDPRSRRQPDGPDGLSAVVDHGRRPWRTEWSGRPLQGAVLYELHVGTFTPGGTLDAAAERLGHLVELGVTHLELMPLCPFPGRHGWGYEGVSLWAVHEPYGGPAALRRFVDRAHELGLGVVLDVVHNHLGPSGNHLPEFGPYFTDTHHTPWGAAVNLDAPGSDEVRAFLLGSALAWLRDYRIDGLRLDAVHALADTRACHFLEELSTAVDALAAETGRPLFLVAESDLNDPRIITARADGGLGVTAQWNDDFHHALHTALTGEAQGYYADFARAPLEALAKTLTGGYFHDGTYSSFRDRHHGRPLDRARVAAHRLLGYSQTHDQVGNRAQGDRLSATLSPGLLACAATVTLTGPFTPMLFMGEEWAAGTPWQFFTDHTDPELAEAVRRGRRREFAAHGWAEEDVPDPQDPATRDRSCLDWSEPGQEPHARVLDWYRRLVALRHEQPDLTDPDLADMKVAHDEEARWLAFRRGDVCVAVNLGKEVAGIPLGTRPARVLAAFEPVDTPDEEGVLRLPGESCVVLEQP from the coding sequence GTGCAGTTCGAGGTGTGGGCACCACAGGCCGGTCGAGTGACGCTCCATTGCGAGGGCGCCACGCGCGCGATGGGTCGGGATCCGGCCCGAGCGGGATGGTGGACCGGGGAAGCGGAGGCCGGCGACGGCGCGCGCTACGGGTACGCGGTGGACGACGGCCCGGTGCGGCCCGACCCGCGCTCCCGCCGGCAGCCGGACGGTCCGGACGGGCTGAGCGCGGTCGTCGACCACGGGCGCCGTCCCTGGCGCACCGAGTGGTCCGGCCGCCCGTTGCAGGGTGCGGTCCTGTACGAGCTGCATGTGGGCACCTTCACGCCCGGGGGCACGCTGGACGCCGCCGCCGAACGGCTCGGCCACCTCGTCGAACTGGGCGTCACGCACCTCGAGTTGATGCCGCTGTGCCCGTTTCCCGGGCGGCACGGGTGGGGGTACGAGGGGGTCTCGCTGTGGGCGGTGCACGAGCCCTACGGCGGGCCCGCGGCGCTGAGAAGGTTCGTCGACCGGGCCCACGAACTCGGCCTGGGCGTGGTCCTGGACGTCGTGCACAACCACCTCGGTCCGTCCGGCAACCACCTCCCCGAGTTCGGTCCGTACTTCACCGACACGCACCACACCCCTTGGGGAGCGGCCGTCAATCTGGACGCGCCCGGATCGGACGAGGTACGGGCCTTCCTGCTGGGCAGCGCCCTGGCGTGGCTGCGCGACTACCGGATCGACGGGCTGCGGCTGGACGCCGTGCACGCGCTGGCCGACACACGCGCGTGCCACTTCCTGGAGGAACTGTCGACCGCCGTGGACGCCCTGGCCGCGGAGACGGGACGTCCGCTGTTCCTCGTCGCCGAGTCCGATCTGAACGACCCGCGGATCATCACGGCCCGCGCGGACGGCGGGCTGGGGGTCACGGCGCAGTGGAACGACGACTTCCACCACGCGCTGCACACCGCGCTGACCGGCGAGGCCCAGGGCTACTACGCGGACTTCGCGCGGGCTCCGCTCGAGGCCCTCGCCAAGACGCTGACCGGCGGATACTTCCACGACGGCACCTACTCCAGCTTCCGGGACCGGCACCACGGGCGTCCGCTGGACCGCGCCCGGGTAGCCGCGCACCGGCTGCTCGGCTACAGCCAGACCCACGACCAGGTGGGCAACCGCGCCCAGGGCGACCGCCTCTCCGCCACCCTCTCCCCCGGGCTGCTGGCCTGTGCGGCGACGGTCACGCTGACCGGGCCGTTCACGCCGATGCTGTTCATGGGCGAGGAGTGGGCGGCGGGTACGCCCTGGCAGTTCTTCACCGACCACACCGATCCCGAACTGGCGGAGGCCGTGCGACGCGGCAGGCGGCGGGAGTTCGCCGCGCACGGCTGGGCGGAGGAGGACGTTCCGGACCCGCAGGACCCGGCGACCCGGGACCGCTCCTGCCTCGACTGGTCCGAACCCGGGCAAGAGCCCCACGCGCGCGTGCTGGACTGGTACCGCCGGCTCGTCGCGCTCCGGCACGAACAACCCGACCTCACCGACCCGGATCTCGCCGACATGAAGGTGGCCCACGACGAGGAGGCCCGCTGGCTCGCCTTCCGGCGCGGGGACGTCTGCGTCGCGGTGAACCTGGGCAAGGAGGTCGCCGGGATCCCCCTGGGCACGCGTCCCGCGCGCGTGCTGGCGGCCTTCGAGCCGGTCGACACACCGGACGAGGAAGGGGTGCTGCGGCTGCCCGGCGAGTCGTGCGTGGTGCTGGAACAGCCGTGA
- a CDS encoding aminoglycoside phosphotransferase family protein: protein MTQAPTPTADTVRRLVRSLLKEGAAGATGAGPDVRPVTDSGGAATWWVGTRHVLRLAPDREAAVRQRRELRLRDLVRPHLSVAVPSSVAHGEWAPGLTFTLDTRMPGGSAREHDVSAVGEADLAGLLSGLREVPVRQAETLGVPRSAARSLESLRRAAARAAQRLAAADEFDAGLMQQLAQPAAVQLAAQRGTAVLVHHGLTGDHLVVGADGRVRGVLGWADTVVGDPAEDIAGLALAVGSPAAVRAATLAGYGARPCLRGLWLARCDSVVRLGEHLAGRSDEPLPLLRTHLRHAWEAILLERVTELREEGADGTDGTDDDML from the coding sequence ATGACCCAGGCACCGACACCCACCGCGGACACCGTCCGCCGACTCGTCCGTTCCCTGCTCAAGGAGGGCGCGGCAGGCGCGACCGGCGCCGGGCCCGACGTCCGGCCGGTCACCGACTCCGGCGGGGCCGCCACGTGGTGGGTCGGCACCCGTCACGTGCTGCGGCTGGCCCCCGATCGCGAGGCCGCCGTACGCCAGCGCCGGGAACTGCGCCTGCGCGACCTCGTCCGCCCGCACCTGTCCGTCGCCGTGCCGAGCAGCGTGGCGCACGGCGAGTGGGCCCCCGGGCTCACCTTCACGCTGGACACCAGGATGCCCGGCGGCTCGGCGCGGGAGCACGACGTCTCCGCCGTCGGCGAGGCCGATCTGGCAGGACTGCTCTCCGGGCTGCGCGAGGTGCCCGTGCGGCAGGCGGAGACGCTGGGCGTGCCGCGCTCCGCGGCCCGCTCCCTGGAGTCGCTGCGCAGGGCCGCCGCCCGCGCCGCCCAACGCCTGGCCGCCGCCGACGAGTTCGACGCCGGGCTGATGCAGCAGCTCGCCCAGCCGGCCGCCGTCCAGCTCGCCGCGCAGCGGGGCACCGCGGTCCTCGTCCACCACGGACTCACCGGCGACCACCTCGTGGTCGGTGCCGACGGCCGGGTGCGCGGGGTCCTCGGCTGGGCCGACACGGTCGTCGGCGACCCCGCCGAGGACATCGCCGGGCTCGCCCTCGCGGTCGGCTCCCCGGCCGCCGTACGCGCCGCCACCCTCGCCGGTTACGGCGCCCGCCCCTGTCTGCGCGGACTGTGGCTGGCCCGCTGCGACAGCGTCGTACGCCTCGGCGAACACCTCGCCGGGCGGAGCGACGAACCGCTCCCCCTGCTGCGGACGCACCTGCGTCACGCCTGGGAGGCGATCCTGCTGGAACGCGTCACGGAACTGCGCGAGGAGGGCGCGGACGGTACGGACGGCACCGACGACGACATGCTGTGA
- the glgX gene encoding glycogen debranching protein GlgX, which produces MQVWPGEAYPLGATYDGAGTNFAVFTEAADRVELCLLHDDGSETAVELRESDAFVRHAYLPGVMPGQRYGFRVHGPYAPERGLRCNSAKLLLDPYARAISGSVGWGEEVYGYPFGAPDKRNDLDSAPHAMSSVVVNPYFDWGDDRRPRTEYHHTVIYEAHVKGLTMRHPGLPEELRGTYAALAHPAVIEHLTDLGVTALELMPVHQFVNDHRLVDMGLNNYWGYNTIGFFAPHNAYASWGDRGQQVLEFKSAVRALHEAGIEVILDVVYNHTAEGNHLGPTLSFRGLDNQSYYRLADDPRYYMDTTGTGNSLLMRSPHVLQLIMDSLRYWVTEMHVDGFRFDLAATLARQFHEVDRLSSFFDLVQQDPVVSQVKLIAEPWDVGEGGYQVGNFPPLWTEWNGKYRDTVRDLWRGEQRTLAEFASRLTGSSDLYQDDGRRPLASINFVTCHDGFTLNDLVSYNDKHNEANGEDNRDGESHNRSWNCGAEGESDDPAVQELRARQMRNFIATLMLSQGVPMISHGDEFARTQRGNNNAYCQDSELSWVAWPDDESAGRDLFDFTRAMVWLRKDHPVFRRRRFFHGRPVEGTHDDLSDIAWFTPRGHEMTQRDWDSSRASALTVFLNGNAISEPGARGERIADDSFLLMFNASPRTLDFVVPVNHGRQWQVVVDTARPDGVPPGTGTKVAAGDGLTLPDRSLTVLQRPA; this is translated from the coding sequence ATGCAGGTCTGGCCTGGAGAGGCATATCCCCTCGGCGCCACCTACGACGGCGCCGGCACCAACTTCGCGGTCTTCACGGAGGCCGCGGACCGAGTAGAGCTGTGTCTGCTGCACGACGACGGCTCGGAGACCGCGGTGGAACTGCGGGAGAGCGACGCGTTCGTGCGGCACGCGTACCTGCCGGGCGTCATGCCCGGGCAGCGGTACGGCTTCCGCGTCCACGGCCCCTACGCCCCGGAGCGGGGTCTGCGCTGCAACTCCGCGAAGCTGCTGCTCGACCCGTACGCGCGCGCGATCAGCGGTTCGGTCGGCTGGGGCGAGGAGGTGTACGGCTATCCCTTCGGCGCCCCCGACAAGCGCAACGACCTGGACTCCGCCCCGCACGCCATGTCGTCGGTCGTGGTGAACCCGTACTTCGACTGGGGCGACGACCGGCGGCCCCGCACCGAGTACCACCACACGGTGATCTACGAGGCCCATGTGAAGGGCCTGACCATGCGGCACCCGGGGCTGCCGGAGGAACTGCGCGGCACCTACGCCGCCCTCGCCCATCCGGCGGTCATAGAGCACCTCACCGACCTGGGCGTCACCGCCCTGGAGCTCATGCCCGTACACCAGTTCGTCAACGACCACCGGCTGGTCGACATGGGCCTGAACAACTACTGGGGCTACAACACGATCGGCTTCTTCGCCCCCCACAACGCCTACGCCTCCTGGGGCGACCGCGGGCAGCAGGTGCTGGAGTTCAAGTCGGCGGTCCGGGCGCTGCACGAGGCGGGCATCGAAGTCATCCTGGACGTGGTCTACAACCACACCGCCGAGGGCAACCACCTCGGTCCGACGCTGTCCTTCCGCGGCCTGGACAACCAGTCGTACTACCGCCTCGCCGACGACCCGCGGTACTACATGGACACGACCGGCACCGGCAACTCCCTGCTGATGCGGTCCCCGCACGTGCTGCAACTGATCATGGACTCGCTGCGCTACTGGGTCACCGAGATGCATGTCGACGGGTTCCGCTTCGACCTCGCGGCGACGCTGGCCCGCCAGTTCCACGAGGTGGACCGGCTGTCGTCGTTCTTCGACCTGGTGCAGCAGGACCCGGTGGTGTCCCAGGTGAAGCTGATCGCCGAGCCGTGGGACGTGGGCGAGGGCGGCTACCAGGTGGGCAACTTCCCGCCGCTGTGGACGGAGTGGAACGGCAAGTACCGCGACACCGTGCGCGACCTGTGGCGGGGCGAGCAGCGCACGCTCGCGGAGTTCGCCTCCCGGCTCACCGGTTCGTCCGACCTGTACCAGGACGACGGGCGCCGGCCGCTGGCCTCCATCAACTTCGTCACCTGCCACGACGGCTTCACCCTGAACGACCTGGTGTCGTACAACGACAAGCACAACGAGGCCAACGGCGAGGACAACCGCGACGGCGAGAGCCACAACCGGTCCTGGAACTGCGGCGCGGAGGGCGAGAGCGACGACCCGGCCGTGCAGGAACTGCGGGCCCGGCAGATGCGGAACTTCATCGCGACGCTGATGCTGTCCCAGGGTGTTCCGATGATCAGCCACGGGGACGAGTTCGCCCGCACCCAGCGCGGCAACAACAACGCCTACTGCCAGGACAGCGAGCTGTCCTGGGTGGCCTGGCCGGACGACGAGTCGGCCGGCCGCGACTTGTTCGACTTCACGCGCGCGATGGTGTGGCTGCGCAAGGACCATCCGGTCTTCCGCAGGCGGCGCTTCTTCCACGGGCGGCCCGTCGAGGGCACCCACGACGACCTGTCCGACATCGCGTGGTTCACCCCGCGGGGCCACGAGATGACCCAACGGGACTGGGATTCGTCCCGGGCGTCCGCGCTGACCGTGTTCCTCAACGGCAACGCGATCTCCGAGCCCGGCGCGCGCGGGGAGCGCATCGCCGACGACTCGTTCCTGCTGATGTTCAACGCCTCCCCCCGGACGCTGGACTTCGTGGTTCCGGTCAACCACGGCCGGCAGTGGCAGGTCGTGGTCGACACGGCCCGTCCCGACGGGGTGCCGCCGGGCACCGGCACGAAGGTGGCGGCGGGTGACGGACTGACACTCCCCGACCGGAGCCTGACGGTGTTGCAGCGGCCGGCCTAG
- a CDS encoding DUF1707 and FHA domain-containing protein, translating to MTSSFEFPAFPARLSDADRDRALKLLHDGVAMGRLSHDTFVRRMELALAARRPDELAVLTADLATEGRVSRMVFGTVEAVSGFTERLRRAWQAERLPKLLLPHPAAGRPLRIGRDPGSGLRLNHETVSRVHAELSRQGGMWVLRDLGSTNGTTVNGRRVIGAAVVREGDLVGFGQLAYRLAAS from the coding sequence GTGACGTCCTCCTTCGAGTTCCCCGCCTTTCCCGCGCGGCTCTCCGACGCCGACCGCGACAGGGCGCTGAAGCTGCTGCACGACGGCGTCGCCATGGGCAGGCTCTCGCACGACACGTTCGTCCGGCGCATGGAACTGGCGCTCGCCGCCCGGCGCCCCGACGAGCTGGCCGTCCTCACCGCCGACCTGGCCACCGAGGGACGTGTGTCGCGCATGGTGTTCGGCACCGTCGAGGCGGTGTCCGGCTTCACCGAGCGGCTGCGCCGGGCCTGGCAGGCCGAACGGCTGCCCAAGCTGCTGCTGCCCCACCCGGCCGCCGGGCGCCCGCTGCGCATCGGCCGGGACCCCGGCAGCGGCCTGAGGCTGAACCACGAGACGGTCTCGCGCGTGCACGCCGAACTCAGCCGCCAGGGCGGCATGTGGGTGCTGCGCGACCTCGGATCGACCAACGGCACCACCGTGAACGGCCGGCGGGTCATCGGCGCCGCCGTCGTCCGGGAGGGCGACCTGGTCGGATTCGGGCAGCTGGCCTACCGGCTCGCGGCGAGCTGA
- a CDS encoding M14 family zinc carboxypeptidase, protein MSLLPELRYPTVTEMVSSAATLAAQHSGVCALRQIGVSRAGRPLHLLSVGRARRAVLVVAGAHANEPTGGSTLLALAERVVHERPLRTGMSWHFLLCADPDGASLHVTPAPRSLHDYHLGFFRPAGPEQPEWSPAVLPPDRLPPETRALTGVIDELRPYLQVTLHGTDLGGSWVQLTKDIPGLAEPFAKSAAELHIPVETGASDAAGWPASGPGVHVMPSPGTGAAYPSMPDDARHSTWYHAHRYGGLTAVVEVPMWASDLVDDPAPHPAPAAAMRRLASRLLRDTRKVERVLTDAQPRLEGVDDPLLRAARWGLELVPGLAGDWTCTPPADHSMAYVGSVDAFGRRLPLRAAAMLLRVLQRNGDRAAPRLERLVATWSDAFAGRFRARWVPLENQVEHQSRTVVAAALHAREQSG, encoded by the coding sequence GTGAGTCTCCTGCCGGAGCTGCGCTACCCCACTGTGACCGAAATGGTGTCGTCCGCCGCGACATTGGCCGCTCAGCATTCCGGCGTGTGCGCCCTCAGACAGATCGGTGTCTCCCGCGCGGGACGCCCCCTGCACCTGTTGTCCGTGGGCCGGGCCCGGCGTGCCGTCCTGGTGGTGGCGGGCGCCCACGCCAACGAACCGACCGGGGGCTCCACGCTCCTCGCGCTGGCCGAACGCGTGGTGCACGAGCGGCCGTTGCGCACCGGGATGTCCTGGCACTTCCTGCTGTGCGCGGACCCGGACGGGGCGAGTCTGCACGTCACCCCCGCACCGCGCAGCCTGCACGACTACCACCTCGGCTTCTTCCGGCCCGCCGGACCCGAACAGCCCGAGTGGTCCCCGGCCGTCCTGCCGCCGGACCGGCTGCCGCCCGAGACGCGTGCCCTGACCGGTGTCATCGACGAGCTGCGCCCCTACCTCCAGGTGACGCTGCACGGCACCGACCTGGGCGGCAGCTGGGTGCAGCTGACCAAGGACATCCCGGGCCTGGCGGAGCCGTTCGCCAAGTCGGCCGCGGAGCTGCACATCCCCGTGGAGACGGGCGCCTCGGACGCGGCCGGCTGGCCCGCGTCGGGGCCGGGCGTCCATGTGATGCCGTCGCCCGGCACGGGGGCGGCCTATCCGAGCATGCCGGACGACGCACGGCACAGCACCTGGTACCACGCGCACCGATACGGCGGTCTGACCGCGGTGGTGGAGGTGCCGATGTGGGCGAGCGACCTGGTGGACGACCCGGCCCCGCATCCGGCGCCGGCCGCGGCGATGCGCCGCCTCGCGAGCCGTCTGCTGCGCGACACCCGGAAGGTCGAGCGGGTGCTGACCGACGCGCAGCCGCGGCTGGAGGGAGTCGACGATCCTCTGCTGCGGGCCGCGAGATGGGGGCTGGAGCTGGTTCCGGGGCTGGCCGGGGACTGGACGTGCACCCCGCCCGCCGACCACAGCATGGCGTACGTCGGCAGCGTCGACGCCTTCGGGCGCCGGCTGCCGCTGCGGGCCGCCGCGATGCTGCTGCGGGTCCTTCAGCGGAACGGCGACCGCGCCGCGCCTCGTCTGGAACGGCTCGTCGCCACCTGGAGCGACGCCTTCGCCGGGCGGTTCCGGGCGCGCTGGGTACCGCTGGAGAACCAGGTCGAGCACCAGTCCCGGACGGTCGTCGCGGCGGCGCTGCACGCGCGCGAACAGTCGGGCTGA
- the treY gene encoding malto-oligosyltrehalose synthase translates to MTPERPDPAVPTATYRLQLQPEFPFGAAAAAVPYLASLGVSHLHLSPVLEAVPGSPHGYDVVDHARVRAELGGEDGLRALAATAREHGLGLVLDIVPNHMAMAPRHNHALWEVLREGPESPYARWFDIDWAAQDGKVLVPVLGRPLGAEADHLVVDGDVLRYHDHAFPLREGTRELPLPQLLDAQWYRPVWWRLARTELNYRRFFSISELIGVRVEDPEVFEATHAKILQLLDEGVVDGLRVDHPDGLADPGAYLRRLHEATGGRWTVVEKILADGEHLPASWPVAGTTGYDALRHVDALFTDPAGAGELLGQYRRFAAPQTDRGGHWEATVRRAAYRVLEHELSAEVDRLTRAAGRLCAASPDLALRDRAPWALHTALRELLVRMEVYRPYTPGDAADVVTEEAAAEARAAFAVPEEAGAVDVVRGLLLGRHGDGPGHVELRTRFAQTSSALRAKSVEDTAFYRYVPLLSATEVGGDPALPALPPEDFHAYCTRVQRDWPGTGTAVSTHDTKRSADVRAALAVLTQCPRRWADTLAEVTRTGEGVPDAQLAWAAWQTVFGLGPADPERVRGALLKHVREAGLYTSWTEQEPPYEEAVEAFVDAGPCGAPGERVHALRAALDPHIGANVLGTALVHLTMPGVPDLYQGTEDEYRTLVDPDNRRPVAFPPPDPGAAKRAVTRAALALRGRRPAAFGDAATYVPLAAEGPAAAHCVAYARSGEVVAAVTRLSLRLAEAGGWRDTRLTLPEGRWADVLAPAREFTGRTRVEELFTPLPVALLERVG, encoded by the coding sequence ATGACACCTGAGCGTCCTGATCCCGCGGTGCCGACGGCCACCTACCGGTTGCAGCTGCAGCCCGAGTTCCCGTTCGGGGCCGCGGCGGCGGCCGTGCCGTACCTGGCCTCGCTCGGCGTCTCGCATCTGCACCTGTCCCCCGTTCTGGAGGCCGTACCGGGCTCGCCGCACGGGTACGACGTCGTGGACCACGCGCGCGTGCGCGCCGAGCTCGGCGGTGAGGACGGGCTGCGCGCGCTCGCGGCAACGGCGCGCGAGCACGGCCTGGGGCTGGTGCTGGACATCGTGCCGAACCACATGGCCATGGCCCCCCGGCACAACCACGCCCTGTGGGAGGTGCTGCGGGAGGGACCCGAGTCGCCGTACGCGCGGTGGTTCGACATCGACTGGGCGGCGCAGGACGGCAAGGTGCTGGTGCCCGTGCTCGGGCGGCCGCTCGGCGCGGAGGCCGACCACCTGGTGGTCGACGGCGACGTGCTGCGCTACCACGACCACGCCTTCCCACTGCGCGAGGGCACCCGGGAGCTGCCGCTGCCGCAGCTGCTGGACGCCCAGTGGTACCGCCCGGTGTGGTGGCGGCTGGCCCGCACCGAGCTGAACTACCGCCGCTTCTTCAGCATCTCCGAGCTGATCGGGGTGCGGGTGGAGGACCCTGAGGTGTTCGAGGCCACCCACGCGAAAATCCTTCAGCTGCTCGACGAGGGCGTGGTGGACGGGCTGCGCGTCGACCACCCGGACGGACTGGCCGACCCCGGCGCCTACCTCCGGCGACTGCACGAGGCGACGGGCGGCCGCTGGACGGTCGTCGAGAAGATCCTCGCGGACGGGGAGCACCTGCCCGCCTCCTGGCCCGTCGCCGGGACCACGGGCTACGACGCGCTGCGGCATGTCGACGCCCTGTTCACGGACCCCGCGGGCGCCGGGGAGCTGCTCGGCCAGTACCGGCGGTTCGCCGCGCCGCAGACCGACCGGGGCGGGCACTGGGAGGCGACGGTGCGGCGGGCCGCGTACCGGGTGCTGGAGCACGAGCTGTCGGCCGAGGTGGACCGGCTGACACGTGCGGCCGGCCGGCTGTGCGCGGCGTCGCCGGACCTCGCGCTGCGCGATCGTGCGCCGTGGGCGCTGCACACCGCGCTGCGGGAGCTGCTGGTCCGGATGGAGGTGTACCGGCCGTACACGCCCGGGGACGCCGCGGACGTCGTCACCGAGGAGGCCGCCGCCGAGGCGCGGGCGGCGTTCGCCGTCCCGGAGGAGGCCGGTGCCGTCGACGTGGTGCGCGGCCTGCTGCTCGGCCGCCACGGCGACGGCCCCGGCCATGTGGAGCTGCGGACCCGGTTCGCGCAGACGTCCTCGGCGCTGCGCGCGAAGTCGGTGGAGGACACCGCGTTCTACCGGTACGTGCCGCTGCTGTCGGCGACCGAGGTGGGCGGCGATCCCGCGCTCCCGGCGCTGCCGCCGGAGGACTTCCACGCCTACTGCACGCGCGTGCAGCGGGACTGGCCCGGCACCGGCACCGCGGTGTCGACGCACGACACCAAGCGCAGCGCGGACGTACGGGCGGCGCTGGCCGTGCTGACGCAGTGCCCGCGGCGCTGGGCGGACACGCTGGCCGAGGTGACCCGTACCGGCGAGGGCGTGCCGGACGCCCAGCTGGCGTGGGCGGCCTGGCAGACCGTGTTCGGACTGGGCCCGGCGGATCCGGAGCGTGTCCGCGGGGCGCTGCTCAAGCATGTGCGCGAGGCCGGGCTCTACACGAGCTGGACGGAGCAGGAGCCGCCGTACGAGGAGGCGGTCGAGGCGTTCGTCGACGCCGGGCCGTGCGGGGCCCCCGGGGAGCGGGTGCACGCCCTGCGCGCCGCTCTGGACCCGCACATCGGGGCGAACGTGCTCGGCACGGCGCTGGTCCATCTGACGATGCCGGGGGTGCCGGACCTGTATCAGGGCACGGAGGACGAGTACCGCACGCTGGTCGACCCCGACAACCGCCGCCCGGTCGCGTTCCCGCCCCCGGATCCCGGCGCGGCGAAGCGGGCGGTGACGAGGGCCGCCCTCGCGCTGCGCGGGCGGCGGCCCGCGGCGTTCGGCGACGCGGCCACGTACGTGCCGCTGGCCGCCGAGGGGCCCGCGGCCGCCCACTGCGTGGCCTACGCGCGCTCCGGGGAGGTCGTCGCCGCCGTCACCCGCCTCTCGCTGCGGCTGGCGGAGGCGGGCGGCTGGCGTGACACCCGGCTGACGCTGCCGGAGGGCCGGTGGGCCGACGTGCTGGCACCGGCACGGGAGTTCACCGGGCGGACCCGTGTGGAGGAGCTTTTCACGCCACTGCCCGTCGCCCTGCTGGAGCGGGTCGGCTGA
- a CDS encoding M14 family zinc carboxypeptidase, producing MRTPDTSGEPTAPRRCALPPLLRYPTVDELRSRAAALVARHPRTARLRRVGVSRAGTPLWLLSLGHGSRQALVVAGPHANEPVGGATVLRLAERALADRALTEGADATWNLLLCLDPDGLRHNEGWLSGPYRLERYFRRFFRPGFLEQPEWLPEGAAGAALPETRALLALQDELKPFFQCSLHGVDIGGGFVELTRELPGLPQRVAHAAARFAIPRELGAYDTLYWPGLGPAVYRIPSPRPGDLAAAITEAAVESTWYHPHRHGTVTAVVEAPMWGVAAVEDDSVPVDPDAELRTVSGTLRHDTLLLRRILARVRPHVTALPDAARLLAPVDDYLFVCPGLADAWDPDGDDRARPLPQLSSAHLTALRIAGRRLALRTAGLLHQLATGAGGVPAGVLPELDRLVDEWCADYRDECGAHWIPVPRQVEYQSEVVLAAFELALRHAPESSRSGEPGWGSAPVVPLHRD from the coding sequence GTGCGTACACCAGATACATCAGGTGAACCGACGGCACCACGGAGGTGTGCCCTGCCGCCACTCCTCCGCTATCCGACCGTCGACGAGCTGCGCTCGCGAGCGGCCGCTCTGGTCGCCCGCCACCCCCGTACGGCCCGGCTGCGCCGTGTCGGTGTCTCGCGCGCGGGGACGCCGCTGTGGCTGCTGTCCCTCGGGCACGGCAGCCGCCAGGCCCTCGTCGTCGCCGGGCCGCACGCCAACGAGCCCGTCGGTGGCGCCACCGTGCTGCGGCTGGCCGAGCGCGCCCTGGCCGACCGCGCGCTCACCGAGGGCGCGGACGCGACCTGGAACCTGCTGCTGTGCCTCGACCCCGACGGCCTGCGGCACAACGAGGGCTGGCTGTCGGGTCCGTACCGCCTGGAGAGGTACTTCCGGCGTTTCTTCCGCCCCGGCTTCCTGGAACAGCCCGAGTGGCTGCCGGAGGGCGCGGCCGGGGCCGCCCTGCCGGAGACACGCGCCCTGCTCGCGCTCCAGGACGAACTGAAACCTTTCTTCCAGTGCTCCCTGCACGGTGTCGACATCGGCGGCGGCTTCGTCGAGCTGACCCGTGAACTGCCCGGACTGCCCCAGCGCGTGGCCCACGCGGCGGCCCGCTTCGCCATCCCGCGCGAACTCGGCGCGTACGACACCCTGTACTGGCCGGGCCTGGGGCCCGCCGTCTACCGGATCCCCTCCCCGCGCCCCGGCGACCTGGCCGCCGCCATCACCGAGGCCGCGGTCGAGTCCACCTGGTACCACCCGCACCGGCACGGCACCGTGACGGCCGTCGTGGAGGCCCCCATGTGGGGCGTGGCCGCCGTGGAGGACGACTCCGTGCCCGTCGACCCGGACGCGGAGCTGCGCACCGTCAGCGGGACGCTGCGCCACGACACGCTGCTGCTGCGCCGGATCCTCGCGCGCGTGCGCCCGCACGTCACGGCTCTCCCGGACGCCGCCCGGCTGCTCGCACCGGTCGACGACTACCTGTTCGTCTGTCCCGGTCTCGCCGACGCCTGGGACCCCGACGGCGACGACCGGGCACGTCCGCTGCCGCAGCTCAGCAGCGCCCATCTGACCGCCCTGCGCATCGCCGGGCGGCGGCTGGCGCTGCGTACGGCGGGCCTGCTGCACCAGCTCGCCACCGGTGCCGGCGGCGTCCCGGCCGGCGTCCTCCCGGAGCTGGACCGGCTCGTCGACGAATGGTGTGCCGACTACCGCGACGAGTGCGGGGCGCACTGGATCCCGGTGCCGCGCCAGGTCGAGTACCAGTCGGAGGTGGTGCTGGCCGCGTTCGAGCTGGCACTGCGCCACGCGCCGGAGAGCTCCCGTTCGGGCGAGCCGGGCTGGGGTTCCGCACCGGTCGTGCCGCTGCATCGGGACTGA